One Candidatus Binatia bacterium genomic region harbors:
- the gyrB gene encoding DNA topoisomerase (ATP-hydrolyzing) subunit B codes for MESNQVEAKPGTEYGADQIKVLEGLEAVRKRPGMYIGDTAERGLHHLVYEVVDNSVDEALAGHCSQIQVTIHSDGTVRVTDDGRGIPTEMHPTEGVSAAEVVLTKLHAGGKFEKDAYKVSGGLHGVGISVVNALSESLEMEISRGGNLYVQRYSRGAPLDSLTEIGKTQSRGTQITFKPDSLIFPSTEFSFEILSQRLRELAFLNRGLKIHIEDKRSDKEHHFHYPGGIASFVEHLGKTKNTIHPEVIFIEGAREGVTMEIALQWNESYSETIFSFANNINTHEGGTHLSGFRAALTRTVNSYASKNGFLKKEGDTLDGEDVREGITAVIATKIPEPQFEGQTKTKLGNSEVKGYVESLINEGLATYLEEHPSEAKKIITKCVEASRVREATRKAKDLARRKGALDSGALPGKLADCQEKDPAKSEIFIVEGESAGGSAKQGRERKFQAILPLKGKILNVEKARFDKMLSSQEIKLLITAMGMGIGSEEKDIEKLRYHRLIIMTDADVDGSHIRTLILTFFYRQYPELIENGHILIAQPPLFKVRKGKKEIYLKDEAALEDHLIQIGSDQTEVVGTGSSVALQGEALANVIRRHSHLERMIEVIERSRRSRDVVVAASRDDRLDAEAFGEPDRLREIAASLQSELESMENVEEISIQVIEKTPGEMPVILVENINEQKMKIKTELSLDFCTSPEFIEVRRLGRELADAGTAPFAIVNGDERMEKSSLPEAVRKIMSDARKGLDIQRYKGLGEMNPEQLWETTMDPEKRTLLEVRVEDVPEADLIFSTLMGDAVEPRKEFIQSHASSVKNLDI; via the coding sequence ATGGAATCTAATCAAGTTGAAGCGAAGCCTGGCACCGAATACGGAGCCGACCAAATTAAAGTCCTGGAAGGGCTGGAAGCTGTGCGAAAGCGCCCCGGAATGTACATCGGGGATACAGCGGAAAGAGGCCTGCACCATCTCGTCTATGAGGTGGTCGACAATTCAGTCGACGAGGCCCTCGCAGGCCATTGCAGCCAGATTCAGGTAACGATCCATAGTGACGGTACGGTGCGCGTTACTGACGATGGACGCGGTATCCCGACAGAGATGCACCCCACGGAGGGTGTCTCGGCAGCAGAAGTCGTCCTGACCAAGCTTCACGCCGGCGGAAAGTTCGAAAAAGACGCCTACAAGGTTTCGGGCGGTCTGCACGGTGTCGGAATATCGGTCGTGAATGCCCTTTCCGAAAGCTTGGAGATGGAAATCAGTCGCGGTGGTAACCTTTACGTCCAACGCTACAGCCGCGGCGCACCTCTCGACAGTTTGACTGAAATCGGCAAGACGCAAAGCCGCGGGACACAGATCACTTTCAAGCCGGATTCTCTGATCTTTCCCTCAACCGAATTCAGTTTCGAGATTCTTTCTCAAAGGTTGCGAGAACTTGCGTTTCTCAATCGTGGTCTGAAGATCCACATCGAAGACAAGCGCTCCGACAAGGAGCATCACTTCCATTACCCGGGCGGGATCGCCTCGTTTGTCGAGCATCTGGGAAAAACCAAAAATACCATCCATCCAGAAGTGATCTTCATTGAAGGAGCTCGCGAGGGCGTCACGATGGAGATCGCCCTCCAATGGAATGAGAGCTACAGCGAGACGATTTTCAGCTTCGCCAACAACATCAATACGCACGAAGGTGGAACCCATCTGTCCGGATTCCGTGCTGCACTCACGCGAACGGTTAATTCTTATGCCTCGAAAAACGGCTTTCTGAAAAAAGAGGGCGATACGCTGGATGGTGAAGATGTCCGCGAGGGGATCACTGCCGTAATCGCAACTAAAATTCCCGAACCGCAGTTTGAAGGGCAAACCAAGACAAAGTTGGGCAATAGCGAGGTCAAGGGTTACGTCGAGTCCCTCATCAATGAAGGTCTGGCAACTTACCTGGAAGAACATCCCTCCGAAGCAAAGAAGATCATTACCAAATGTGTCGAAGCCTCTCGCGTACGTGAAGCTACCCGCAAGGCTAAAGATCTTGCACGCCGAAAGGGCGCTCTCGACTCGGGCGCTCTCCCCGGGAAGCTTGCCGATTGCCAGGAAAAAGACCCTGCGAAGTCCGAGATCTTTATTGTCGAGGGAGAGTCAGCAGGTGGGTCCGCCAAGCAGGGTCGCGAACGAAAGTTCCAGGCGATCTTGCCCCTCAAAGGGAAAATTCTGAACGTCGAGAAAGCACGATTCGATAAAATGCTTTCGTCTCAGGAAATCAAACTCCTGATCACGGCCATGGGAATGGGCATCGGCAGTGAAGAGAAGGATATCGAAAAACTCCGCTATCATCGGCTGATCATCATGACCGACGCCGACGTGGATGGAAGCCATATCCGAACACTGATCCTGACTTTCTTCTATCGCCAATACCCCGAGCTGATCGAGAACGGACACATCCTGATCGCACAACCGCCGTTGTTCAAGGTCAGGAAGGGAAAGAAGGAAATTTATCTCAAGGATGAGGCAGCTCTCGAAGATCATCTGATCCAGATCGGCAGTGATCAGACCGAAGTTGTCGGCACCGGGAGTTCCGTTGCTCTTCAGGGTGAGGCTCTCGCTAACGTGATTCGCCGTCACTCCCATCTCGAGAGAATGATCGAAGTCATCGAGCGCAGTCGTCGCAGCAGAGATGTTGTCGTGGCTGCGTCCCGTGACGATCGGCTTGATGCCGAGGCCTTCGGTGAACCGGATCGGCTGAGAGAAATCGCAGCCAGTCTGCAATCGGAACTTGAGAGTATGGAAAACGTCGAAGAAATTTCCATACAGGTGATCGAGAAGACCCCCGGGGAAATGCCGGTGATTCTTGTCGAGAATATCAACGAACAAAAAATGAAAATCAAGACAGAGTTGTCTCTCGATTTTTGCACCTCGCCCGAATTTATCGAAGTCCGCCGACTGGGACGCGAATTGGCGGATGCGGGTACCGCTCCTTTCGCCATCGTCAACGGTGACGAGCGTATGGAAAAGTCCTCACTCCCGGAAGCAGTCCGGAAGATCATGTCGGACGCTCGAAAGGGTCTCGATATCCAACGCTACAAAGGGTTGGGCGAGATGAACCCGGAGCAACTTTGGGAAACGACAATGGATCCCGAGAAGCGCACGCTGCTCGAAGTCCGGGTCGAGGATGTACCCGAGGCCGATCTCATTTTCTCGACATTGATGGGCGATGCGGTTGAACCACGTAAAGAATTTATCCAGTCTCATGCTTCCAGCGTGAAGAACCTGGACATCTAG
- the gyrA gene encoding DNA gyrase subunit A: protein MAQRIPVSIEDEMRQSYMDYAMSVIIGRALPDARDGLKPVHRRVLFAMNELGVQWNRSYKKSARIVGDVIGKYHPHGDAAAYATLVRMTQDFAMRYPLVDGQGNFGSVDGDSAAAQRYTEARLERIASEMLEDIDRETVDFIANYDESEHEPAVLPAKIPNLLLNGASGIAVGMATNIPPHNLNEVVDGCVALLAQPELSSLDLMEYIPGPDFPTGGFICGRAPIREAYATGRGILQVRASAEIEENEKTGREKIVVDAIPYQVNKARLIERIAELVNDKKIEGISDLRDESDRSGMRIVVELKRDANSQVVLNQLYRHTAMQDSFGVNLLAIVEGRPKLLNLREALVVFLDHRREVVTRRTLFDLRKAEERLHILEGLKIALDNLDAVIALIRASKSPVEAKNDLIGTFALSDRQAQAILDMRLQRLTNLERDKILEEHQEMVELIGRLKHILATPSEIDGIIRGELEGIKERYGDERRCTIIEAAGDLSMEDLTPREDVVVTVSHAGYVKRIEATEYRAQKRGGRGKKGATARDEDFIEQVFVASTHDILLFLTNSGKLHWRKVYEIPPGSRIARGKAIVNLLQLESGEKVSTFLPIHEFSEGPHVLFATRKGTVKKTPLMAYSRRRTAGIIAINLDEDDELIGASLVDPGQEVLLSSRNGMAIRFPQEGVRSMGRSAGGVRGIHLSTGDQVVSLEILAAEARLLTVSEKGQGKRSALEDYRSQSRGGKGIRTMKVGTKTGDVVAVVQVSDDDELMLVTDRGRLIRLRVEDIRVVGRNTQGVKLIEIDDGERLVSLARVDDSNESEESSESGTDVEPGPTSTGPSTETSGD, encoded by the coding sequence ATGGCGCAGCGCATACCGGTAAGCATCGAAGACGAAATGCGTCAGTCCTATATGGACTACGCGATGAGCGTGATCATTGGGCGCGCACTGCCCGATGCACGCGATGGACTGAAACCGGTCCATCGACGTGTTCTCTTCGCGATGAACGAACTGGGCGTGCAGTGGAATCGCTCCTATAAAAAGTCCGCGCGAATCGTGGGCGATGTGATCGGCAAATATCACCCCCACGGGGATGCTGCGGCCTACGCAACATTGGTGCGAATGACTCAGGATTTCGCGATGCGTTATCCATTGGTCGATGGTCAGGGAAACTTTGGCTCCGTCGACGGAGACTCGGCAGCAGCCCAGCGTTATACCGAAGCTCGTCTTGAGCGAATCGCAAGTGAAATGCTCGAAGATATCGATCGGGAGACGGTCGATTTCATCGCGAACTACGATGAGAGCGAACATGAGCCAGCGGTTCTCCCGGCAAAAATCCCGAACCTTTTGCTCAACGGCGCCTCGGGGATCGCGGTCGGTATGGCGACCAATATCCCTCCCCATAATCTCAACGAGGTGGTGGATGGATGCGTAGCTCTCCTCGCGCAACCAGAGTTGAGCTCGCTCGATTTGATGGAGTATATTCCGGGCCCGGATTTTCCGACAGGCGGGTTTATCTGTGGGCGCGCGCCCATTCGTGAAGCCTATGCGACCGGCCGAGGAATTCTGCAGGTCCGTGCGAGCGCGGAGATCGAGGAAAACGAGAAGACCGGACGCGAGAAGATCGTCGTCGATGCCATTCCTTATCAGGTGAACAAGGCTCGCCTGATCGAGCGCATCGCCGAACTGGTCAACGACAAGAAGATCGAGGGGATTTCGGACCTTCGTGATGAGTCGGATCGCAGCGGGATGCGGATTGTTGTCGAACTGAAGCGCGACGCGAACTCGCAGGTCGTTCTGAACCAACTCTATCGTCACACTGCGATGCAGGATTCCTTTGGTGTGAATCTTCTTGCGATTGTCGAAGGGCGTCCCAAGCTTCTGAATTTACGAGAGGCACTGGTTGTCTTCCTCGATCACCGGCGTGAAGTCGTTACGCGGCGAACACTTTTTGATTTGCGCAAGGCAGAGGAACGGCTTCATATTCTCGAGGGTCTGAAAATTGCGCTGGATAATCTTGATGCCGTGATTGCCTTGATTCGAGCATCCAAAAGCCCGGTCGAAGCCAAGAACGATCTGATCGGGACCTTCGCTCTTTCCGACCGTCAAGCGCAGGCAATTCTGGATATGCGTCTGCAGCGTTTGACCAACCTCGAACGCGACAAGATTCTCGAAGAGCACCAGGAAATGGTCGAATTGATCGGCCGTCTCAAGCATATCCTCGCAACGCCATCCGAGATCGACGGCATCATTCGCGGCGAGCTCGAAGGCATCAAGGAGCGCTACGGGGACGAACGAAGGTGTACCATCATCGAGGCCGCCGGCGATCTCTCGATGGAAGATCTTACGCCGCGCGAAGACGTGGTCGTGACGGTCTCACACGCAGGCTATGTGAAGCGAATTGAGGCAACAGAGTATCGAGCCCAGAAACGAGGCGGGCGCGGGAAGAAGGGCGCGACCGCGCGAGACGAAGACTTCATCGAGCAGGTTTTTGTTGCCTCGACACATGATATCCTGCTGTTCCTCACCAACTCGGGAAAACTTCATTGGCGCAAGGTGTATGAGATCCCACCCGGAAGTCGAATCGCTCGCGGCAAGGCGATCGTCAATTTGTTGCAGTTGGAGTCTGGCGAGAAGGTCTCGACATTCCTTCCCATTCACGAGTTCAGCGAGGGCCCGCACGTTTTGTTTGCGACTCGAAAAGGGACGGTCAAGAAGACGCCCCTGATGGCTTATTCGAGGCGACGGACAGCCGGCATCATCGCAATCAACCTCGATGAGGACGACGAACTGATTGGTGCGTCCCTGGTCGATCCGGGGCAAGAGGTTCTGCTCTCGAGTCGCAACGGGATGGCTATTCGCTTCCCGCAGGAAGGCGTGCGCTCGATGGGTCGCTCGGCTGGTGGCGTTCGCGGTATTCATCTGAGCACGGGCGACCAGGTGGTCAGTCTCGAGATTCTTGCAGCCGAAGCTCGTCTTCTGACGGTTTCGGAGAAGGGGCAGGGAAAACGCAGCGCTCTGGAGGATTATCGAAGTCAGTCGCGCGGTGGCAAGGGCATCCGCACGATGAAGGTCGGTACCAAGACGGGTGACGTTGTCGCTGTCGTGCAAGTTTCGGACGATGACGAATTGATGCTGGTCACGGATCGTGGCCGCCTGATCCGCCTTCGTGTTGAAGATATTCGTGTGGTCGGAAGAAACACTCAGGGTGTGAAGCTGATTGAAATCGATGATGGCGAGAGGCTGGTAAGTCTCGCACGGGTCGATGACTCGAACGAATCCGAGGAGTCTTCCGAGAGTGGCACGGATGTCGAACCCGGGCCGACGAGCACAGGTCCGTCGACCGAGACATCCGGGGATTAA
- a CDS encoding tRNA-dihydrouridine synthase family protein has protein sequence MTLFPRERWAALENSGIQVNFPFFLAPMVGLSHVALRETLRSYTPEGAKSLVFTEMLSSRRLSAERVGDRPETRHTAEETNLVPQLLANEERFIEIALEKLEAMRPAAIDINMGCPVDKALKHNWGVALMGDPKYAEEVVRATVRHSTRPVSVKLRTGLKDDPDYLLDFARMLESAGASWLTVHPRIASQKRRGFARWDYLARVRDAVQIPVIGNGDVQTADDALDLLRRTGCDGVMIGRAAVARPWILWQIGEMAGFAPPPGRDGGAPKGRYAEGAEYPEAFRKFREVAEEFFSPEDARRRSRFFVHWGGRWLAFGHEFWRRVNSAPDLDSMAEISDDFFAKPQHMTERTTLRS, from the coding sequence ATGACGCTCTTTCCGCGCGAACGCTGGGCTGCGCTTGAGAACTCGGGAATTCAGGTCAACTTTCCCTTCTTTCTCGCCCCGATGGTTGGGCTTTCTCATGTTGCGCTTCGTGAGACCCTGCGCTCCTATACTCCTGAAGGCGCCAAATCATTGGTGTTCACCGAAATGCTCTCTTCGAGACGCCTGTCAGCCGAGCGTGTGGGCGATCGACCCGAAACTCGCCATACTGCCGAGGAGACCAATCTGGTTCCTCAGTTGCTCGCCAACGAAGAGCGCTTCATTGAAATCGCGCTCGAGAAACTCGAGGCCATGCGACCCGCGGCTATTGATATCAATATGGGTTGTCCCGTGGACAAGGCACTGAAGCATAACTGGGGAGTCGCCCTGATGGGCGACCCAAAATACGCAGAGGAAGTCGTTCGCGCCACCGTTCGCCACTCCACGAGACCGGTGTCCGTCAAGTTGAGAACCGGCTTGAAAGACGACCCTGATTATCTATTGGACTTCGCGCGCATGCTCGAGAGTGCTGGTGCGTCGTGGCTAACTGTCCATCCACGTATCGCCTCCCAAAAAAGACGCGGCTTCGCCCGTTGGGACTATCTGGCTCGAGTGCGCGACGCTGTGCAAATCCCCGTCATCGGTAACGGCGACGTACAGACAGCCGATGACGCTCTCGATCTCTTGCGCCGGACCGGATGCGATGGCGTGATGATCGGCCGCGCAGCGGTAGCCCGTCCCTGGATTTTATGGCAAATCGGCGAGATGGCAGGGTTCGCGCCACCCCCGGGACGCGACGGTGGCGCCCCGAAGGGGCGGTATGCTGAAGGTGCGGAGTACCCCGAGGCCTTTCGTAAATTTCGCGAGGTCGCCGAGGAGTTCTTCTCCCCCGAAGATGCTCGTCGGCGATCGAGGTTTTTTGTTCATTGGGGTGGACGTTGGCTCGCCTTCGGCCACGAATTTTGGCGTCGGGTCAATTCGGCTCCGGACCTCGACAGCATGGCTGAAATCTCTGACGACTTCTTTGCCAAGCCCCAACATATGACCGAGAGAACGACCTTGCGCAGCTAG